The genomic interval ACTAGTGATGCAGGAGTGCACAGCCTTGAACAACCGGGTATGCGAGTGCAAGGAGGGCCTATTAGATATTGCACAGAAGTGAGTACAGAAGGTATTGTACAGAAGTGTGCAAATTGGAACACAGCCTATATCTTTGTTTGGATTTTCACATGTTTTATTAATGTAAAATGTAGTTACAGAccacttgtgtaaaatacaTGTTTGCTCTCAGTGTGATATTCTAGTTATGTCTCCTCCACAGCCTCCCCACACACTGGCACCAGTGGTTGTCTGTGCCCTGTTGGTCAGCGTCACTTCAGAGCCACACACCTTCCGGCACAGGGACCCTATGAGCAGGAAGATGCTGATTTGCGACCGATGTCCCGCAGGCTTCTACATGAAGGCTCCCTGCACCCCCAACAGGCAGACCATCTGTGCACCCTGCCCTCTCAACCACTTCACCCAATTCCACAACTACCTGCCCAAGTGTCTGTACTGCTCCACGTTCTGCAGTGAGCACCAGGTGGTGAAGCAGGAGTGCACGGCCTTCAACGACCGGGTGTGCGAGTGCCAGGAGGGCTATTACAAGCGCGCTGATTTCTGTGTGAAGCACAGGGACTGTCCCCCTGGAGAGGGCGTCAAACAGAGAGGTAAGCAGTGGTCCAATGTAAACCATCCAGGCAGCACATGATCTGTGTTCTCATTCAAATTTCAGGGAAGTGAACCATTTTACTCTATATGTGCTCCTGCAAACAACACATCCACAAATGTCTTCATGTCTTTGGCCATGGTGGTAACATTTCTCTCGGAATATCTTCAACAGGTAGCGCCATGCGGAACACAGTGTGTGACACCTGTGAGCTTGGCACATTCTCTCCAGAGAGATCCTCCACTGCAGTCTGTGTCCATCACACCGACTGTGCAGCCCGTGGGCTTAGAGTAGCCTTAAAAGGTTCTCAATGGCATGacaacatttgcatgtcatGTCAAGAGCAGAGGGACCAAGGTAAAGAAAAATTTTTAgtcacacacataaaatgtccaacataaaaatgataaaagCTGAATGTCTAAATGCAGTAAATATATTGTTCCAATACCATATATGcaacttaaaggtgctctaagcgatgctgggtaacgtcacttctgttgactttcaaacaaaacagagagcaagctcgctacttcctccccctctctcccgtgctgctcccatgcaattgaaactctcctaaacgcgcatctcgtctgtgatttgctggaacagtttgttacgtttttatggggtaggtttgcccaggttgtttttgttgctgtttttgaagcctgggctgtccacagagatgtccacgtttttttacagtgaattcaggacacagacagctagcggttggttaggtgatgtttgcagtaagtgacattaaatgttttagcctaaaaaatgcgtggcatcgcttagagcacctttaaataaacaaaaaattaTTGATGATGTGTCTTATAGCTCCATCTTATATACTATACAGTTATTGTAATTTTCTGTTGttgtgttatatatatatatatatatatggctgCACAGCCTGACCAATGCACTGATGGTGAAAtggctgtgtgtgactgtgtgacagGCCCACTGGCTCCACTCAGGCGAATCCTCTCGGCCTTCTTCAGCCATGAGAAGCTACGGCTTGGGAAGATGAGGAAGTTGGCCAGGGTCCACATGGGCCTGAGAGTGGAGACCAAGCAGCCTGCAGGCGAAGAACGGTCCCCGTCCTCGAAGCGCTCTGGTCTGCTGGCGGCCATCGACAAGTGGGCCAAGGAGCAGCCGGAGCCCAGACTCAGGCAGCTGGTCAACACCCTGAGAGGAGAGATGTACAACGTGGGCCGCGAGCTGGAGAGGAAGATCAGTGAGATAGACGAGCAGATGAAGCACTGTGAGCTTGAGAACAAAATCGCCACACAGAACCAGCATCAAGGCACACACATGAAAGACCAAAGGAAAAATGACATTTATTAACATTTATCATAAGAGGAGAACAAAAATGTAGCATTTTGTattgcacatacagtactttCAACTTtcataaataaatgtgttttttacAACAACACCTTTAAAATTCCTATAAGTATGTCAATaaacttttttactttttctaTGGGTGAGTCGAGTGGAGTCTCACTGAGTTCTATCCAGAAGTTCATTTAAGAAGAGGTAATCCAGTGTAACAGTCTCGTCTTGCTCATAAAGCACATTCCTTGTGGTTGTATCTGGTTAGAATTGGAGATCAGGCAAGGAGCGGGAGACGAgacaaaataaataagaaacaCAACAATGCCCTCCCAGTCTACGTGATTAGCTTCACAGTCATTAATCAAACCGCACTTCCACTGGTTCCATATGGCTCTCCTGCAGAGATGCACAAATCCACAATTAGGCAGAAGTGAACCATGAAGATCACACCTACCACTGAACAAGCAGTACCACCCAGGCTTCCCCCAGTGACTAGGGTTATGACTAAACCCAACTGAAATGTTTATGAGTGCCCAGTTATGTGTGGGTTTCCTATGGAGGAGCCAATGCCTTCCTGATGATGGGAACCATGGGATGGCTGCTGTGGGCCATTAGTGTGTTCTCACTGCTGTTAGTTTCCTATAGACCttttcaacaagaaaaacaaaaacaatgcttgaacgttgtattttgttcccaatctacttacgcttcattaagataacatatggaatgttaaaacgaaAGCCTTGCGGGAACAAATGATAATGgaactaagtataagtatatatactcttttgatcccgtgagggaaatttggtctctgcatttatcccaatccctgaattagtgaaacacactcagcacacactaatcccagcgcagtgagctgcctgctacaacagcagcgcttggggagcagtgaggggttaggtgccttgctcaagggaacttcagccactcctactggtcggggttcaaaccggcaaccctccggttacaagtctgaagcgctaaccagtaggccatggctgccccaactATCTTCAAACGGTCAATAGAGAGAGTATGACTGGTGTTAGTCCACACATCTTTAAATGGGGTACTGTCTCTCTGCATGTTTATTTGCATGTggctttgtgcatgtgtgtgagttggtATATGAATTTGTATAGAGGTGGGCGGAATAGCATGTCAGTTATGTGTTCAGTAAGATTATGTGTAGACTGATAGACTGAGAATTTGCATGAGAGGTATGTTTTGAGGTATGTTTTGAGGTACACTGTATGCTTTGAGGTACACTGTATGTTTTGAGGCACGAAGCCCTGATGTTACAGTATGTATGCAGCTTCATGCTCGGGACACACTGGGAGAAAAGGGAACCCAAGAAAAACCAAACCAACACAAAAGCAGAACCTGACCTTAAGGCTTAATGCAAGTTATCCACACAGACGTGCTTCAGATAGTGACCCCTATTAACACTGCTCAAACAACACTGCTGAAAGGCGTCAGAGGAAGACAGTGGAAGCACTGGAAAGGCCAAACTAACACTTAACACTATTATAGTATTAAAATAGTATTAAAATCTTGTCGTGGGTCTAAAACATCTAGTAGTTAGCCAAATCCATTCAAAATAATCAAAGGTGTTGCAGCAAATGCTGTATATTTTCAGTGTATTCTTGACTTTGAATGGAATTTCACACTCTTTGAGTATGTGTTTTTAAGGAGGCCAATGTTTATTTCTTTGCTTTTTGGAAATTCCACTTGAAGCAAACAGTGAAGTAGAATTTCCCAAAGACACGGTAAGCCTGAAATAAATGCACGCTGGATGACCTCCTGAGGCACGCACAAACTCAAGCTTGTGTGCCTTGATCGGAGACTTCCTCGGCTCCGCTTATGAGGTGCCACGCTCACGTGCTGAGAGACGTATGCACTGTATACGGTGAGTCAGTAAGGGGGAAAGTCACTTTTAGCATCTGCTCACAGAATAACTTGCAGGGACACAAACAAACGATCAAATGACTCACTGTATGCACTCACTGAGTCACATAGAAGGAGTGTCCTCTCTTGAAGCTATTCCTGGTGTCCTTTGAACTTGGATACAGGCAGCTCACAGTGTCATACACTACCCGAGCGGCTTAAAAAGCACCTCCCCATCCCTTTTATGATGATCCACAGAACAGGACCGAGCCACCGCAGGAAGGTTTGTGTGGATCCCATGTTTGATTGATAGTGGATGAAGGTGGTTGCAAAGCTGAGCTACATAAGTTAGTGACACGCATACTCACATCCAAGGCATGATTCATAATACAATAAACACATCTTCTCTTGTATCCTCAGTGTATTGATATCATATTGATAATATCAGCAAGTATACTGACAATGCTAAAGACTAAAATGCTAGAGAAGCAGTGGGACCATTTGTTTGCGCAGAGCCTGAGAGTCCAATGGGAGTAGGTCCCTGGTCACTCTACTGCCATAGATGTCTACCAGATGCTTGAGAGCAAATCCAGGACAGACTGTTCAACCCACCAATTCACCTGACGCCATGCCAGACAAGTGCAGAATGCATTatggaaagacagagagtgggCAGGCCACAGACATAAAATAAAGAAAGGCCTTAATGTTTTGACTGGAAGCGACAGGGACAGCTTGAAGAAATTACAAGAACAGCAAGGTTCAGGTCATATATAAAATAGGGCTTTGGAAAGGctttcaactctctctctctctctctctcttgctctctaagTCGCATTATATTTTACTATTTAGTCTCGTAAAACTACCGACTCGATGTTCGCTCACGAGGCTGTCTGTTTCCATCACATTTCCCCGAAAATTGGAAATACACTGTTcctaagtgtttgtgtgttggtgagtcCTTGGAGTGATTGGATGTTGAGGAGGGGAAGTGCCaacagttttatttttattcacaGGACTTTCCAAAACTAAATTGAGGTATCATGTGAGGTCCAAAAAAAGGACACAGGTCAGATTTGGTGTGTTGTCACTCTCTTGATCAAAGAGTGAAACCGATTCATAAGACTGTGGCATCGGCTCTGGTTGTCACTAAGGCTGAAGTTTTGAAAATTTTCCAGTTCAGTGAAAGAGCCTCAGATGTCTAGCCAATtttcacacagacatgcagcaGCACTGGGACAAAGCACATGTCACACATCGAAAAAGTAACATTTTCCAGCTTTCCGTCTCGGAAAATGTAATTGAACTCAAACAAAATTAATCCTCACTATTCTCTTATTCATAAATAAGCAGAGTGTGGAAAAAGAGGTCTCTCCCAACGTCAGGTAGAACTCTTCCCCTCTCAAGAGGGCACCTGTTGAGTCAGAGGGTGACGGACAGAGACCCAAACATGGGTGTGAGGTTGACCTGTCCATATGCCAGAGAAAAAATACAAAGTGTCATTCATACAATCACTAAAATCTCTCCACTTGATCTCAATACAAATATCAAATGTCAGTCAGTCATTTAGAACATTGCTGACCACCAGTAAATAATATGGACTTGTCCATTATCCATAATATCTTCCTGAACATAATAACTTTTCCTCCTGCATTTCAGTGAAAGAATATCATCCATTTTGTATGCA from Alosa sapidissima isolate fAloSap1 chromosome 3, fAloSap1.pri, whole genome shotgun sequence carries:
- the LOC121705245 gene encoding tumor necrosis factor receptor superfamily member 11B-like isoform X1; the encoded protein is MRVQGGPIRYCTEPPHTLAPVVVCALLVSVTSEPHTFRHRDPMSRKMLICDRCPAGFYMKAPCTPNRQTICAPCPLNHFTQFHNYLPKCLYCSTFCSEHQVVKQECTAFNDRVCECQEGYYKRADFCVKHRDCPPGEGVKQRGSAMRNTVCDTCELGTFSPERSSTAVCVHHTDCAARGLRVALKGSQWHDNICMSCQEQRDQGPLAPLRRILSAFFSHEKLRLGKMRKLARVHMGLRVETKQPAGEERSPSSKRSGLLAAIDKWAKEQPEPRLRQLVNTLRGEMYNVGRELERKISEIDEQMKHCELENKIATQNQHQGTHMKDQRKNDIY
- the LOC121705245 gene encoding tumor necrosis factor receptor superfamily member 11B-like isoform X2 — encoded protein: MPPHTLAPVVVCALLVSVTSEPHTFRHRDPMSRKMLICDRCPAGFYMKAPCTPNRQTICAPCPLNHFTQFHNYLPKCLYCSTFCSEHQVVKQECTAFNDRVCECQEGYYKRADFCVKHRDCPPGEGVKQRGSAMRNTVCDTCELGTFSPERSSTAVCVHHTDCAARGLRVALKGSQWHDNICMSCQEQRDQGPLAPLRRILSAFFSHEKLRLGKMRKLARVHMGLRVETKQPAGEERSPSSKRSGLLAAIDKWAKEQPEPRLRQLVNTLRGEMYNVGRELERKISEIDEQMKHCELENKIATQNQHQGTHMKDQRKNDIY